From a single Bryobacter aggregatus MPL3 genomic region:
- a CDS encoding acetylxylan esterase codes for MKQSVLCLILFLLASGLYAQDRDLQFLTNHTDYRELRNQLANLERNRALSLLEQRKQRVAQWTLADVQSRKAYVRERLTRALGGFPERTPLHAKVTGVIEHDDYRIEKIVFESQPRFFVTANLYVPKKGKGPYPAILFPLGHEPGAKSNDVWQQILGTFARKGYVCLAWEMVGQGERVQLYNRDTKQSQGVAATTEHVLLGTQTLLTGNPLARYTIWDGIRALDYLVSRSEVDPKRIGVTGNSGGGTHTAYLAALDDRIQVAAPSCYITSFSRLLRSIGPQDAEQVIPPMIADGLDFGDYLHSFAPKPYLVLSAIQDFFSISGARETFAEAKRVYELYGASDKLAMTEADDGHGYTSPRRLAAYRWFDKWLKGVEETTPDSPVTVHLEEELWGTATGQVQTSLDGETVTSLNLARARSLPRSKPSASLVRNLIGYEPANGAPIAKPFGTLQRDGYRIEKLVYESEPGIEIPALLFLPQGGAARKAAVLFANGQGKAADTKEIESLLRQGLIVLSIDARGFGETRDPHAEGSSDWTRYFGDYNNAMTALLSGKTLVGSRAADISRGVSLLAARPDVDPQRIYGVGKQAGGVPMLHAAVLDPRLRRVVLDETLQSYLAVVEQPMHKRVVEQVIPGVLSHYDLPELVSAMAPRSVVIVDATDPLGFASPLALVKAAYPQSVVLRRHPGDSAATLYGFDRP; via the coding sequence GTGAAGCAATCTGTCCTCTGTCTGATTCTTTTTCTGCTTGCGAGTGGCCTGTATGCGCAGGATCGAGATCTACAGTTTCTGACCAACCATACGGACTATCGCGAACTGCGAAACCAACTGGCCAACTTGGAGCGGAATCGTGCGCTCAGCTTGCTGGAGCAGCGCAAGCAGCGCGTCGCTCAATGGACCCTCGCTGATGTCCAGAGCCGCAAAGCTTATGTCCGGGAACGCCTGACTCGTGCACTGGGAGGCTTTCCGGAGCGAACCCCTCTCCATGCGAAAGTCACCGGTGTGATCGAGCACGATGATTACCGGATCGAGAAGATTGTTTTCGAGAGTCAGCCTCGTTTCTTTGTGACTGCCAACCTGTATGTCCCCAAGAAAGGTAAGGGGCCCTATCCGGCGATCCTCTTTCCCTTGGGCCATGAGCCTGGCGCGAAGTCAAATGACGTGTGGCAGCAAATCCTGGGCACCTTTGCGCGGAAGGGCTATGTTTGTCTCGCCTGGGAGATGGTGGGGCAGGGAGAACGAGTTCAGCTTTATAACAGGGACACAAAGCAGTCGCAAGGCGTCGCTGCCACAACGGAGCACGTCCTCCTCGGCACGCAGACTCTTCTTACGGGCAATCCGCTGGCGCGTTATACGATCTGGGATGGGATTCGTGCACTCGACTATCTCGTCTCGCGTTCGGAGGTGGATCCGAAGCGCATTGGCGTGACCGGGAACTCCGGCGGTGGAACGCATACGGCCTATCTTGCGGCCCTCGACGATCGCATCCAGGTGGCCGCTCCCTCTTGTTACATCACATCTTTCAGCAGACTTCTCCGCAGCATTGGGCCCCAGGATGCGGAGCAGGTGATTCCGCCGATGATTGCCGATGGATTGGACTTTGGCGACTACCTCCATTCCTTTGCTCCGAAGCCCTATCTGGTGCTTTCCGCCATTCAGGACTTCTTCTCGATCTCTGGCGCGCGTGAGACTTTTGCCGAAGCGAAGCGAGTCTATGAACTGTATGGCGCTTCTGACAAACTGGCCATGACGGAGGCTGATGACGGACATGGTTACACCAGCCCACGGCGCCTCGCCGCCTACCGCTGGTTCGATAAATGGCTGAAGGGTGTGGAGGAGACCACTCCGGACTCGCCTGTCACCGTTCATCTCGAAGAAGAACTATGGGGCACCGCAACGGGCCAGGTGCAGACCTCGCTGGACGGCGAAACCGTAACTTCCTTGAATCTCGCGCGGGCTCGCTCCCTGCCGCGGTCTAAGCCCTCAGCCTCTTTGGTCCGCAATCTGATTGGCTACGAACCCGCGAATGGAGCGCCAATCGCCAAGCCCTTTGGCACTCTCCAGCGGGATGGATACCGGATCGAAAAACTGGTCTACGAGAGTGAACCGGGGATTGAGATTCCCGCACTTCTGTTTCTGCCGCAGGGCGGCGCTGCGCGGAAGGCGGCAGTTCTCTTTGCAAATGGACAGGGCAAGGCCGCTGATACGAAAGAGATTGAATCCCTGCTGCGGCAAGGGCTCATCGTGTTATCGATCGACGCCCGAGGCTTCGGAGAAACGCGCGACCCTCATGCCGAGGGCAGCTCGGACTGGACTCGCTACTTTGGAGATTACAATAACGCGATGACCGCGCTTCTTTCCGGGAAGACCTTGGTCGGGAGCCGTGCTGCTGATATTTCGCGCGGCGTAAGTCTGCTCGCTGCCCGGCCGGACGTGGACCCGCAGCGAATCTATGGAGTCGGGAAGCAGGCCGGTGGCGTCCCGATGTTGCATGCTGCGGTGCTCGACCCCCGCCTGCGCCGCGTCGTGCTCGACGAGACGCTTCAAAGTTACCTTGCAGTGGTCGAGCAACCGATGCACAAGCGTGTCGTTGAGCAGGTGATTCCCGGAGTCTTAAGCCACTACGATCTTCCGGAGCTGGTCTCTGCGATGGCCCCTCGTTCGGTTGTGATTGTCGATGCGACTGATCCGCTCGGCTTCGCATCCCCGCTTGCTCTGGTGAAGGCTGCTTATCCGCAGTCGGTGGTTCTGCGTCGTCACCCTGGGGACAGTGCCGCCACGCTCTACGGATTTGATCGGCCCTGA
- a CDS encoding TonB-dependent receptor, with translation MTVGKAPAQLSNASIKGTVADSSGGSVPQANVELTNSGTGEKRQSITRADGRYEFVALPPGEYRVKTTAAGFAEWAGKLTLRVAQEAVVDQVLQTGSVSTSVLVEDVTPVISAESSDLSDVKEASRISALPLQNRNFQNILNFTPGVVAGGFAGQGAAYTRVNGIPGGSVDYLVDGMTATERYTNELQRLPQSIPTIQEIKVSTSNANAEYSRPGMVEVVTKSGGNQFHGQLFELIQNSKFAAKSYRQQQVNFLVRNEFGGNFSGPVWIPKLYDGRNKTFFFFDLEGIRQRSAQNERYTVPTAAMKQGDFSGYTDEAGNQIRLYDPLSTRLDPATGSYVRTPFAGNRVPTDRMNAAGRKVVGYLPDPTNNVLYYQGWNYQNPNARLRDDKRMLTSKLDQVFGTNRLSGRYTNTDNDNFGVGYFLNPNTRKIGGHNAALSFTQLISPAIVNEIRGGVQRFRAYRGPQVLDPPITQTLGLPTYPGSVAWPSFCFGDDWTSSGYFECIDRDNPQDAPVLTLNFADNLSWTRGKHEMKFGVFVQRSAANSYETGQPGGDYNFSGNFTSLMDPSAASKGIMNQRIPNTGAGLADLLLGYTDSSTLNQYPRFYTRQTNYSFFAQDNWRVSRRLTLNLGLRYEYWTPFADKRDQISNLNLNTPGGPTVVYPGGGSITKQGFPQNVVDGYLRAGLKLQSAEQAGFASSLWNMPKANFAPRLGVAYSMGKTVVRGAYGIYYWAMPLVQYHQNTRRNAPYSYSFQSFVDNNDSVAASLAFPAGAAAGYQNQSPNARNLGNAFLNPSALNIQKNNGFSFLPWEQNYKAQMAQEWNVTIERELPGRFGSRLSYVGTHSSNLPNYDPINALVPRLLSPAGATTPERRAYADFATSSLGSASAMNLLRFVGYANSNQFQAEVKRRFENGFVIQGFYTYQKTLTTSEGSNNSFSNLQLLPAALTKNASMDSRLRSIYGNDSALPRHTLSFNSNYELPFGKGKKFLGNANGVVDRLVSGWNASGFFYKRSGLFFSPYYSVGGSSTILAPGKDGILPKDQRAAERWFNPSINRADQGVAYNGETYIRRANTLENDYLNYIPRSYMTGPGFYNIDTSFYKITPITERVKFRLEAQIFNLLNHKNLGLPNTAGVITAGVGLPRLVQFQGRLDF, from the coding sequence ATGACCGTCGGCAAGGCGCCCGCCCAGTTGTCGAACGCGTCGATTAAAGGAACGGTAGCAGATTCGTCGGGTGGCAGTGTGCCACAGGCGAATGTAGAACTCACAAACAGTGGAACCGGGGAGAAGAGACAATCGATCACCCGGGCCGATGGCCGCTACGAATTTGTAGCGCTGCCCCCCGGCGAATATCGAGTTAAGACTACCGCGGCAGGCTTTGCCGAGTGGGCGGGTAAACTCACTCTACGCGTTGCGCAGGAGGCAGTCGTCGACCAGGTGCTGCAGACCGGTAGCGTCAGTACTTCTGTTCTGGTCGAGGACGTCACTCCGGTAATCAGTGCCGAATCGTCCGATCTGTCGGACGTCAAAGAAGCCTCTCGGATCTCAGCGCTGCCGCTCCAGAATCGCAACTTTCAGAATATTCTGAACTTCACTCCTGGTGTGGTTGCCGGTGGCTTTGCTGGACAGGGCGCGGCGTATACGCGCGTGAATGGGATTCCCGGAGGCTCTGTCGACTATCTTGTCGATGGCATGACCGCCACGGAGCGTTATACGAACGAACTGCAGCGCTTGCCGCAGTCGATTCCCACAATCCAGGAAATCAAGGTCAGCACCTCGAACGCGAATGCGGAATACAGCCGTCCTGGCATGGTGGAGGTGGTGACCAAGAGCGGTGGCAATCAGTTCCATGGCCAGCTTTTTGAGCTGATCCAGAACAGCAAGTTCGCAGCGAAAAGCTATCGCCAACAGCAGGTGAACTTCCTGGTCCGAAATGAGTTCGGCGGGAACTTTTCTGGCCCTGTGTGGATTCCGAAACTCTACGACGGCCGCAACAAGACCTTCTTCTTTTTCGACTTGGAAGGGATTCGGCAACGCTCGGCCCAGAATGAGCGCTATACGGTTCCGACCGCTGCGATGAAGCAAGGCGACTTCTCGGGTTATACCGATGAAGCCGGCAACCAGATCCGCCTCTACGATCCACTCAGCACTCGTCTCGATCCAGCCACTGGAAGCTATGTCCGCACTCCGTTTGCCGGCAATCGGGTTCCTACGGATCGGATGAATGCCGCTGGCCGTAAGGTGGTTGGCTATCTGCCCGATCCTACGAACAATGTTCTGTATTACCAGGGTTGGAACTATCAGAATCCGAATGCCCGTCTGCGGGATGACAAGCGGATGCTGACCTCTAAGCTCGATCAGGTATTCGGCACCAATCGCCTCTCTGGCCGCTATACCAACACAGACAACGACAATTTCGGCGTCGGTTATTTCCTGAATCCGAACACTCGTAAAATTGGGGGGCACAACGCAGCGCTCTCCTTCACGCAATTGATCTCCCCGGCCATCGTGAATGAAATCCGTGGCGGCGTGCAGCGCTTCCGCGCCTATCGCGGTCCCCAAGTCCTCGACCCGCCAATCACCCAGACTCTGGGTCTGCCCACCTATCCGGGATCGGTGGCATGGCCCTCCTTCTGCTTTGGCGATGATTGGACGAGTTCCGGCTACTTCGAGTGCATCGATCGCGACAACCCGCAAGATGCGCCTGTTCTCACTCTGAACTTCGCCGATAACCTCTCCTGGACTCGTGGCAAGCATGAGATGAAGTTTGGCGTTTTCGTGCAACGGAGCGCGGCGAACTCTTATGAGACCGGACAGCCCGGTGGCGACTACAATTTCTCCGGGAACTTCACCTCCTTGATGGATCCGTCTGCCGCATCCAAGGGAATCATGAACCAGAGAATCCCCAACACCGGCGCCGGTCTTGCCGACCTGCTTCTGGGGTATACGGATTCTTCCACACTCAACCAATACCCGCGTTTCTATACGCGCCAGACGAACTACTCTTTCTTCGCCCAGGACAACTGGCGCGTTAGCCGCCGTCTGACCTTGAATCTCGGCCTCCGTTATGAGTATTGGACTCCCTTCGCCGATAAGCGCGACCAGATCTCGAATCTGAATCTCAACACGCCGGGTGGCCCAACGGTTGTCTACCCCGGTGGCGGCTCGATCACGAAGCAGGGCTTTCCTCAGAATGTTGTCGATGGTTATCTCCGCGCCGGGTTAAAGTTGCAATCCGCTGAGCAGGCAGGCTTTGCCAGCAGCTTGTGGAACATGCCAAAGGCAAACTTCGCTCCGCGTCTCGGCGTCGCCTACTCCATGGGCAAGACCGTCGTCCGTGGCGCCTATGGCATCTACTACTGGGCGATGCCGCTTGTGCAGTATCACCAGAACACCCGCCGCAATGCTCCGTATAGCTATAGCTTCCAGAGCTTTGTCGATAACAATGATTCCGTTGCTGCCTCGTTGGCCTTTCCGGCTGGCGCTGCCGCGGGTTACCAGAACCAGTCTCCGAATGCTCGCAACCTCGGGAATGCCTTCCTCAATCCGAGTGCTCTGAACATCCAGAAGAACAACGGCTTCTCCTTCCTTCCCTGGGAGCAGAACTATAAGGCTCAGATGGCGCAGGAATGGAACGTCACGATCGAACGGGAACTGCCGGGCCGCTTTGGCTCTCGTCTTTCCTACGTAGGAACGCACAGCAGCAACCTGCCGAACTACGATCCGATCAATGCACTGGTGCCGCGTCTGCTTTCGCCTGCCGGCGCCACCACGCCGGAACGCCGCGCCTATGCGGATTTCGCCACCTCCTCGCTTGGCAGCGCCAGCGCGATGAACCTGCTTCGCTTTGTGGGCTATGCGAACTCGAATCAGTTCCAGGCCGAAGTGAAGCGCCGTTTTGAGAACGGTTTTGTAATCCAGGGTTTCTATACCTACCAGAAGACCCTCACCACTTCAGAAGGCAGCAATAACTCGTTCTCGAATCTCCAGTTGCTGCCTGCCGCACTTACCAAAAACGCGTCGATGGATAGCCGTCTCCGTTCGATCTACGGAAATGACAGCGCACTACCTCGCCATACGCTGAGCTTCAACTCGAACTACGAGTTGCCGTTTGGGAAGGGCAAGAAGTTCCTGGGGAATGCGAATGGCGTCGTCGATCGTCTTGTCTCGGGTTGGAACGCCTCTGGCTTCTTCTATAAGCGCAGCGGTCTATTCTTCTCGCCTTATTACAGCGTCGGCGGTTCGAGTACGATTCTTGCTCCGGGGAAAGACGGCATCTTGCCGAAGGATCAGCGCGCTGCCGAGCGTTGGTTTAACCCCAGTATCAATCGCGCCGATCAAGGTGTCGCCTACAACGGCGAAACCTACATTCGCCGTGCCAACACACTCGAGAACGATTATCTGAACTACATCCCGCGCTCTTACATGACGGGTCCTGGGTTCTACAACATCGATACCTCGTTCTACAAGATCACGCCAATTACGGAACGCGTCAAGTTCCGTCTGGAAGCGCAGATCTTTAACCTGCTCAATCATAAGAATCTCGGTCTTCCGAACACCGCCGGTGTCATTACCGCTGGAGTGGGATTGCCGCGACTCGTGCAGTTCCAGGGTCGTCTCGACTTCTAA
- a CDS encoding IclR family transcriptional regulator, whose product MAAKNHIDLVIKTLHVLESLSSSDFGKPLKQIVEEVGLVKSSVFRILFTLKEAGYVEQPESNGVYRLTLKTAGLSRKNSEKLNFISIARPWLHGLFQELNESVALAERRETAVILVDVIEALHPLRLTFHIGDNCPIHATALGKAVAAFVDEAELKSLLDQAELAPFTPRTKTSRKVLKAELQAVREAGYSVNDGETLSGALLVGAPVFDSLQAVCGAISVNIPTVRCPDGRKEQLVRSVTHAAARISEDLARVGFQRR is encoded by the coding sequence ATGGCCGCCAAAAATCATATCGATCTTGTCATCAAGACGCTCCACGTGTTGGAATCTCTCTCTTCGAGCGATTTCGGAAAACCGCTCAAGCAGATTGTCGAAGAAGTGGGTCTGGTGAAGAGTTCCGTCTTTCGCATTCTCTTCACCTTGAAAGAGGCAGGCTATGTGGAGCAACCGGAGAGCAATGGAGTGTACCGGCTCACCCTCAAGACTGCCGGCTTGTCACGTAAGAACTCAGAGAAGCTGAACTTTATCTCCATCGCCCGCCCCTGGCTGCATGGATTGTTCCAGGAGCTCAATGAATCCGTTGCGCTGGCCGAGAGACGAGAGACTGCGGTGATTCTGGTGGATGTGATTGAGGCGCTCCATCCCTTGCGTCTGACTTTTCATATTGGCGACAACTGCCCGATCCACGCCACAGCGCTCGGCAAGGCGGTAGCAGCCTTTGTCGATGAGGCGGAACTGAAGAGTTTACTCGACCAGGCAGAACTGGCGCCGTTTACACCGCGCACCAAGACATCCCGGAAAGTGCTGAAGGCAGAACTGCAGGCAGTGCGCGAAGCGGGATACTCCGTCAACGATGGCGAAACGCTGAGCGGCGCCTTGCTGGTGGGTGCGCCTGTCTTCGACTCGCTCCAGGCCGTCTGTGGCGCCATCAGCGTCAATATCCCTACGGTACGCTGCCCAGACGGGCGGAAAGAGCAATTGGTGCGGTCGGTTACACACGCAGCCGCAAGGATTAGCGAGGATCTGGCGCGAGTCGGCTTCCAAAGAAGATAG
- a CDS encoding nuclear transport factor 2 family protein, translated as MKMCWMIVAASIALAADPAADGTSQVIAAMESFKQAMLHRDRAALDRILSDDLLYTHSAGALETKAQFLEAIVSGKSVTEKLEFGKPTVRIYGNTALVKLRVDLWHSPTNLVQMDVLHAWVKRGNEWKMVARQATRLAK; from the coding sequence ATGAAAATGTGTTGGATGATCGTGGCAGCAAGCATCGCCCTCGCTGCAGACCCGGCTGCAGACGGAACAAGCCAGGTGATCGCGGCCATGGAATCCTTCAAGCAAGCAATGCTGCATCGGGATCGGGCCGCACTCGACCGCATCCTGAGCGACGATCTGCTGTACACGCATTCTGCCGGCGCCCTTGAGACAAAAGCCCAGTTTCTGGAAGCAATTGTCTCAGGCAAATCCGTCACCGAAAAACTGGAATTCGGAAAACCAACCGTGCGCATCTACGGGAACACCGCACTCGTAAAACTTCGAGTGGATCTCTGGCACAGCCCGACGAATCTCGTACAAATGGACGTGCTGCATGCCTGGGTCAAGCGGGGAAACGAATGGAAGATGGTCGCCCGGCAAGCCACACGACTGGCGAAATAG
- a CDS encoding creatininase family protein: MRLYRLLVLCLFFPLLSSAAEDLVEMEKMTWPEIKQAIQAGKTTALLFNGGTEQRGPQNTTGGHNLIAKYLSATIARQLGNALAAPVIPYSVNHADPAHPGTLGLSPQTFAAVNSDVVEQLIQNGFRNVVLLGDHGGGQKELKLVADRLQLKYRAKGVRVVYCDDVYRLATDRFDQWLQANGYPLSTHAGIPDTSEMLYLGGNDGWVRKELVANALGDPVGKTKRIDNGITGDARRATAELGKRFLDLRIELAVKQIRQMLRSAR; this comes from the coding sequence ATGCGCCTTTATCGCCTGCTTGTCCTATGTCTTTTCTTCCCTCTGTTGAGTTCCGCCGCCGAAGATCTGGTGGAAATGGAGAAGATGACTTGGCCGGAGATCAAGCAAGCGATCCAGGCCGGCAAGACCACCGCCTTGCTTTTCAATGGCGGCACCGAGCAACGGGGGCCACAGAATACAACCGGGGGCCACAATCTGATTGCTAAGTATTTGAGCGCCACCATTGCCCGCCAGTTGGGAAACGCCTTGGCCGCTCCCGTCATTCCCTACTCCGTTAACCATGCCGACCCGGCCCATCCGGGCACCCTTGGGCTCAGTCCCCAGACCTTCGCCGCGGTCAATAGCGATGTCGTGGAACAACTGATCCAGAACGGATTCCGGAATGTTGTTCTCCTGGGCGATCATGGCGGCGGCCAGAAAGAGTTGAAACTGGTGGCCGATCGCTTGCAGCTCAAGTACCGGGCCAAAGGAGTTCGTGTCGTGTATTGTGACGATGTCTATCGCCTCGCCACAGACCGCTTTGATCAGTGGCTCCAGGCCAATGGATACCCGCTGAGCACCCACGCGGGCATTCCCGACACTTCGGAAATGCTGTATCTCGGAGGCAATGACGGCTGGGTGCGCAAAGAACTGGTAGCAAACGCTTTGGGAGACCCGGTCGGGAAAACCAAGCGCATCGATAATGGCATTACCGGCGATGCCCGGCGCGCAACCGCAGAATTGGGCAAGCGTTTTCTCGACTTAAGAATTGAGCTTGCAGTGAAGCAGATCCGCCAGATGCTACGTAGCGCCCGTTAA